From a single Pseudomonas triticicola genomic region:
- a CDS encoding HNH endonuclease, giving the protein MSDKKKDTDWTVAEIEAAVDTYLRMLDLELAGHKFNKAHENRELRASALSTRTKGSVEFRMQNISKVLMTMDRKPIKGYKPAKNVGSNVEQLIRIALTNRGFQPGDPAIPTAEEETLERRAAAIQKKHIKEPPRGIKKPKKASSTRTVYVRDPEVRAWVRNEAEGHCEGCGDPAPFQMHDLPFLEVHHVKPLADKGSDQVSNAVALCPNCHRRCHHSNDRVAFTASLYERVKRLIPEE; this is encoded by the coding sequence ATGAGCGACAAGAAAAAAGACACTGACTGGACTGTTGCTGAGATTGAGGCAGCGGTTGACACCTATCTCAGAATGCTTGATTTAGAACTCGCGGGTCACAAATTCAACAAGGCACATGAGAATCGTGAACTACGCGCATCAGCCTTGTCGACTCGTACAAAAGGCTCTGTCGAATTCCGAATGCAGAACATTTCCAAAGTCTTGATGACGATGGATCGGAAACCCATTAAGGGTTACAAACCGGCGAAAAACGTTGGTTCGAACGTTGAGCAGTTAATACGAATAGCTCTCACAAATCGCGGCTTCCAGCCGGGCGACCCTGCTATTCCGACAGCCGAGGAAGAAACACTAGAGCGTCGCGCTGCTGCAATTCAGAAGAAGCACATAAAAGAGCCGCCGAGAGGCATAAAGAAACCAAAGAAAGCGTCAAGTACTCGCACGGTTTACGTTCGCGATCCCGAGGTTAGAGCCTGGGTTCGAAATGAAGCTGAGGGGCATTGCGAAGGCTGTGGCGACCCGGCTCCGTTTCAGATGCATGATCTGCCGTTTCTTGAAGTCCACCATGTCAAACCACTTGCAGATAAGGGTTCGGATCAAGTCTCGAACGCTGTAGCACTTTGTCCGAATTGCCATCGTCGTTGCCACCATTCGAATGATCGCGTGGCGTTTACAGCTTCGCTTTATGAAAGGGTGAAAAGGCTGATTCCAGAGGAATAA
- a CDS encoding BRO-N domain-containing protein: MSDPCSVTVFSRHNLFLHALLLENQPWFSARDVGRLMGFHLNDRVVHKLDSDQRRVMRIEYFREPEQHLMLSESGVYALLIYHYVPGNRLLREWLTNEVVPTLRDAQDSGDSHRPMLSLLDWPEMSLSLLHWQDEGWIRLRDMPYLLNDQNPRRASVENSWWRRVTQVFQSSKHSMG; the protein is encoded by the coding sequence ATGTCTGATCCATGCTCGGTAACTGTTTTCTCTCGCCACAACCTTTTTCTACATGCCCTTCTACTCGAAAATCAGCCATGGTTCTCCGCCCGGGATGTTGGCCGTTTGATGGGCTTCCACCTGAATGATCGGGTGGTCCACAAGCTAGATAGCGATCAACGCCGCGTCATGCGGATCGAGTACTTTCGAGAACCAGAACAGCATCTGATGCTCAGTGAATCGGGGGTGTATGCACTATTAATCTATCACTACGTACCGGGAAATCGGTTGCTGCGTGAGTGGTTGACTAATGAGGTAGTGCCGACATTGCGCGATGCGCAGGATTCGGGGGATTCACATCGGCCAATGTTGAGTTTGTTGGATTGGCCGGAAATGTCTTTGAGTTTGCTGCATTGGCAGGATGAGGGCTGGATTCGGCTTCGGGATATGCCTTATCTGTTAAATGATCAAAATCCACGTCGGGCTTCGGTAGAGAACTCCTGGTGGCGAAGGGTCACGCAGGTGTTTCAGTCTTCGAAGCATTCGATGGGTTAG
- a CDS encoding ribonucleotide-diphosphate reductase subunit beta, protein MLSWDEFDKEDSEVATVKGANAGHASEANMDRLDNAGGAAALEARAVTADDSAAVARAKAALNSLDVAEGLAELEGASARVAVDEKRMINCRADLNQLVPFKYDWAWQKYLDGCANHWMPQEVNMTADIALWKNPEGLTDDERRIVMRNLGFFSTADSLVANNLVLAVYRLITNPECRQYILRQAFEEAIHTHAYQYCIESLAMDEGEIFNMYHEIPSVAKKAAWGLKYTRSISDPKFETGTPETDKELLRNLIAYYCVLEGIFFYCGFTQILSMGRRNKMTGVAEQFQYILRDESMHLNFGIDVINQIKIENPHLWDAEMKEEATQMILQGTQLEIEYARDTMPRGVLGMNAAMMEDYLKFIANRRLSQIGLKEEYPGTTNPFPWMSEIMDLKKEKNFFETRVIEYQTGGALSWD, encoded by the coding sequence ATGCTGAGCTGGGACGAATTCGATAAAGAAGACAGTGAAGTCGCAACCGTGAAAGGCGCCAACGCCGGCCACGCAAGCGAAGCCAACATGGACCGCCTCGACAACGCTGGCGGCGCCGCCGCGCTGGAAGCCCGCGCCGTCACCGCCGACGACTCGGCCGCCGTGGCCCGCGCCAAGGCTGCACTGAACTCCCTCGACGTCGCCGAAGGCCTCGCCGAACTCGAAGGCGCCTCCGCCCGTGTCGCCGTTGACGAAAAGCGCATGATCAACTGCCGCGCCGACCTCAACCAACTCGTGCCATTCAAGTACGACTGGGCCTGGCAGAAGTATCTGGACGGTTGCGCAAACCACTGGATGCCGCAAGAAGTCAACATGACCGCCGACATCGCCCTCTGGAAAAACCCGGAAGGCCTGACCGACGACGAGCGCCGCATCGTCATGCGCAACCTCGGCTTCTTCTCCACCGCCGACTCCCTGGTGGCCAACAACCTGGTCCTGGCCGTGTACCGTTTGATCACCAACCCGGAATGCCGCCAGTACATCCTGCGCCAGGCGTTCGAAGAGGCGATCCACACCCACGCCTACCAGTACTGCATCGAATCGCTGGCCATGGATGAAGGCGAAATCTTCAACATGTACCACGAGATCCCATCGGTCGCGAAGAAAGCAGCCTGGGGCCTGAAGTACACCCGCTCGATCTCCGATCCGAAGTTCGAAACCGGCACCCCGGAAACCGACAAAGAGTTGCTGCGCAACCTGATCGCCTACTACTGCGTGCTGGAAGGCATCTTCTTCTACTGCGGCTTCACCCAAATCCTCTCCATGGGCCGCCGCAACAAAATGACCGGCGTCGCCGAGCAGTTCCAATACATCCTGCGCGACGAATCCATGCACCTGAACTTCGGCATCGACGTGATCAACCAGATCAAAATCGAAAACCCACACCTGTGGGATGCTGAGATGAAAGAAGAAGCGACCCAGATGATTCTGCAGGGTACGCAGCTGGAGATTGAATACGCCCGTGACACCATGCCTCGCGGCGTACTGGGCATGAACGCGGCGATGATGGAGGACTACCTGAAGTTCATCGCTAACCGTCGTTTGTCTCAGATTGGTTTGAAAGAAGAGTATCCAGGGACGACTAACCCGTTCCCTTGGATGAGCGAGATTATGGACTTGAAGAAAGAGAAGAATTTCTTTGAGACGCGCGTGATCGAATACCAAACTGGTGGTGCTCTGAGCTGGGACTAG
- a CDS encoding DUF2790 domain-containing protein, whose product MKALLVLALSSLCATAMADEVPTDVAQQQPVIEEYTYSTHLDIAKVVSMSEIPNVCEVVPAKMEYDDSKGQRHILRYSIMGNGCTN is encoded by the coding sequence ATGAAAGCTTTATTGGTTCTGGCCCTCAGCAGTCTGTGCGCAACCGCCATGGCAGACGAGGTCCCGACTGATGTCGCACAGCAACAACCGGTCATCGAGGAATACACATACTCCACACACCTGGACATCGCCAAAGTTGTATCGATGAGCGAAATTCCAAATGTCTGCGAAGTAGTACCGGCAAAAATGGAATACGACGACTCCAAAGGCCAACGCCACATCCTGCGCTACAGCATCATGGGCAATGGCTGCACGAACTGA
- the acs gene encoding acetate--CoA ligase translates to MSAASLYPVRPEVLANTLTDEATYKAMYQQSVVNPDGFWREQAKRLDWIKPFTTVKQTSFDDHHVDIKWFADGTLNVSYNCLDRHLAERGDQVAIIWEGDDPSESRNITYRELHEQVCKLANALRGQDVHRGDVVTIYMPMIPEAVVAMLACTRIGAIHSVVFGGFSPEALAGRIIDCRSKVVITADEGIRAGKKISLKANVDDALTNPETSSIQKVIVCKRTGGDIKWNQHRDIWYEDLMKVAGTVCAPKEMGAEEALFILYTSGSTGKPKGVQHTTGGYLLYAAMTHERVFDYRPGEIYWCTADVGWVTGHSYIVYGPLANGATTLLFEGVPNYPDITRVAKIIDKHKVNILYTAPTAIRAMMASGQAAVEGADGSSLRLLGSVGEPINPEAWDWYYKNVGKSRCPIVDTWWQTETGGNMMSPLPGAHALKPGSAARPFFGVVPALVDNLGNIIEGEAEGNLVILDSWPGQARTLYGDHDRFVDTYFKTFRGMYFTGDGARRDADGYYWITGRVDDVLNVSGHRMGTAEIESAMVAHPKVAEAAVVGVPHDIKGQGIYVYVTLKNGEEPTEQLRLELKNWVRKEIGPIASPDVIQWAPGLPKTRSGKIMRRILRKIATAEYDGLGDISTLADPGVVQHLIDTHKTMNVA, encoded by the coding sequence ATGAGTGCGGCTTCTCTGTATCCCGTTCGTCCCGAGGTTCTGGCAAACACGCTGACTGACGAGGCGACCTACAAAGCCATGTACCAGCAGTCGGTCGTCAACCCGGACGGCTTCTGGCGCGAGCAAGCCAAGCGTCTGGACTGGATCAAGCCTTTCACCACGGTGAAGCAGACGTCGTTCGACGATCACCATGTCGACATCAAGTGGTTTGCCGACGGCACCCTGAACGTTTCCTACAACTGCCTCGACCGCCATCTGGCCGAGCGCGGCGACCAAGTCGCAATCATCTGGGAAGGCGACGATCCTTCCGAAAGCCGCAACATCACCTACCGCGAACTGCACGAGCAAGTGTGCAAACTGGCCAACGCCCTGCGTGGTCAGGACGTGCACCGTGGCGACGTGGTGACCATTTACATGCCGATGATTCCCGAAGCCGTGGTCGCCATGCTGGCCTGCACCCGGATCGGCGCGATTCACTCGGTGGTGTTCGGCGGTTTCTCGCCGGAAGCCCTGGCCGGTCGCATCATCGATTGCCGTTCGAAAGTGGTGATCACCGCTGACGAAGGCATCCGTGCCGGCAAGAAGATTTCCCTCAAGGCCAACGTCGACGACGCCCTGACCAACCCGGAAACCAGCAGCATCCAGAAAGTCATCGTCTGCAAGCGCACCGGTGGCGACATCAAGTGGAACCAGCATCGCGACATCTGGTACGAAGACCTGATGAAGGTCGCGGGCACCGTTTGCGCGCCGAAAGAGATGGGCGCCGAAGAAGCGTTGTTCATCCTTTATACCTCCGGCTCCACCGGCAAGCCGAAGGGCGTGCAGCACACCACCGGCGGTTATCTGCTGTACGCAGCGATGACCCACGAACGCGTGTTCGATTACCGTCCGGGCGAAATCTACTGGTGCACCGCCGACGTCGGCTGGGTCACCGGCCACAGTTACATCGTCTACGGCCCGCTGGCCAACGGCGCGACCACTCTGTTGTTCGAAGGCGTACCGAATTATCCGGACATCACCCGGGTGGCGAAGATCATCGACAAGCACAAGGTCAACATCCTCTACACCGCACCGACCGCAATCCGCGCGATGATGGCCTCGGGTCAGGCCGCCGTGGAAGGCGCCGATGGCAGCAGCCTGCGCCTGCTCGGTTCGGTCGGTGAGCCGATCAACCCGGAAGCCTGGGACTGGTACTACAAGAATGTCGGCAAGTCGCGTTGCCCGATCGTCGATACCTGGTGGCAGACCGAAACCGGCGGCAACATGATGAGCCCGCTGCCGGGCGCCCACGCGCTGAAGCCGGGTTCGGCGGCGCGTCCGTTCTTCGGTGTGGTGCCGGCGCTGGTCGACAACCTCGGCAACATCATCGAGGGCGAGGCCGAAGGCAATCTGGTGATTCTCGATTCGTGGCCTGGCCAGGCGCGTACGCTGTACGGCGATCACGATCGTTTCGTCGATACCTACTTCAAGACCTTCCGTGGCATGTACTTCACCGGTGACGGCGCGCGTCGCGATGCCGACGGTTACTACTGGATCACCGGGCGCGTGGACGACGTGCTCAACGTGTCCGGCCACCGCATGGGCACCGCCGAGATCGAGAGCGCGATGGTCGCGCATCCGAAGGTGGCCGAAGCTGCGGTGGTGGGTGTGCCGCATGACATCAAGGGGCAGGGCATCTATGTCTATGTGACCTTGAAGAATGGCGAGGAGCCGACCGAGCAGTTGCGTCTGGAGCTGAAGAACTGGGTGCGCAAGGAGATCGGCCCGATTGCTTCGCCGGACGTGATCCAGTGGGCGCCGGGTCTGCCGAAAACCCGTTCGGGCAAGATCATGCGCCGCATCCTGCGCAAGATTGCCACGGCGGAATACGATGGCTTGGGCGACATCTCGACCCTGGCGGATCCGGGTGTGGTGCAGCATTTGATTGATACGCACAAGACCATGAATGTTGCTTAA
- a CDS encoding ABC transporter substrate-binding protein: MKKLVLLGALALSVLSLNAVADEKPVKIGIEAAYPPFASKAPDGSIVGFDYDIGNALCEEMKVKCVWVEQEFDGLIPALKVRKIDAILSSMSITEDRKKSVDFTNKYYNTPARLVMKAGTQVSEGLAELKGKNIGVQRGSIHERFAREVLAPLGAEIKPYGSQNEIYLDVAAGRLDGTVADATLLDDGFLKTDAGKGFAFVGPAFTDVKYFGDGVGIAVRKGDALKDKINTAIAAIRENGKYKAIQDKYFAFDIYGK, translated from the coding sequence ATGAAGAAACTTGTGCTGCTTGGCGCCCTGGCACTGTCCGTGCTGTCGCTGAATGCCGTCGCTGACGAAAAACCTGTGAAGATCGGCATCGAAGCGGCTTACCCTCCATTCGCTTCGAAAGCACCGGACGGCAGCATCGTCGGTTTCGACTACGACATCGGCAACGCGCTGTGCGAAGAGATGAAGGTCAAGTGTGTGTGGGTCGAGCAAGAGTTCGACGGTCTGATCCCGGCTCTCAAAGTGCGCAAGATCGACGCCATCCTGTCGTCGATGTCGATCACCGAAGATCGCAAGAAGTCGGTCGACTTCACCAACAAGTACTACAACACTCCGGCGCGTCTGGTCATGAAGGCCGGCACTCAGGTCAGCGAAGGTCTGGCTGAGCTGAAAGGCAAGAACATCGGCGTACAGCGTGGCTCGATCCACGAGCGTTTCGCCCGCGAAGTTCTCGCTCCACTGGGCGCCGAGATCAAGCCGTACGGCTCGCAGAACGAAATCTACCTCGACGTGGCTGCCGGTCGCCTCGACGGTACCGTGGCTGACGCCACCCTGCTGGACGATGGTTTCCTGAAAACCGACGCCGGCAAAGGCTTCGCATTCGTTGGCCCGGCCTTCACCGACGTCAAATACTTCGGCGACGGCGTAGGTATCGCAGTGCGCAAGGGCGACGCCCTGAAAGACAAGATCAACACTGCCATCGCGGCCATCCGCGAAAACGGCAAATACAAAGCAATCCAGGACAAGTACTTCGCCTTCGACATCTACGGCAAGTAA
- a CDS encoding ABC transporter permease → MLKGYGAVILDGAWLTLQLALSSMALAIVLGLIGVALRLSPVRWLAWLGDLYSTVIRGIPDLVLILLIFYGGQDLLNRVAPMLGYDDYIDLNPLAAGIGTLGFIFGAYLSETFRGAFMAIPKGQAEAGMAYGMSSFQVFFRVMVPQMIRLAIPGFTNNWLVLTKATALISVVGLQDMMFKAKQAADATREPFTFFLAVAAMYLVITSVSLLALRHLEKRYSVGVRAADL, encoded by the coding sequence ATGTTGAAAGGCTACGGGGCTGTCATCCTCGATGGCGCATGGCTGACGCTTCAGCTCGCCTTGTCGTCCATGGCTCTGGCCATCGTTCTCGGGCTGATCGGTGTCGCGTTGCGCCTGTCGCCGGTGCGCTGGCTGGCGTGGCTGGGCGACCTGTATTCGACGGTGATCCGCGGCATTCCCGATCTGGTGCTGATCCTGCTGATCTTCTACGGCGGTCAGGACTTGCTCAACCGCGTCGCGCCGATGCTCGGCTATGACGACTACATCGACCTGAACCCGCTGGCCGCCGGTATCGGCACCCTCGGTTTCATCTTCGGTGCGTACCTCTCGGAGACCTTCCGCGGTGCGTTCATGGCGATCCCCAAGGGCCAGGCCGAAGCGGGCATGGCGTACGGCATGAGCAGTTTTCAGGTGTTCTTCCGGGTGATGGTGCCGCAGATGATTCGTCTGGCGATTCCCGGCTTCACCAACAACTGGCTGGTACTGACCAAGGCCACCGCGCTGATTTCCGTGGTCGGTCTGCAAGACATGATGTTCAAGGCCAAGCAGGCGGCAGATGCCACGCGCGAGCCTTTCACCTTCTTCCTCGCAGTGGCGGCGATGTACCTGGTGATCACCAGTGTTTCGTTGCTGGCATTGCGTCACCTTGAGAAGCGCTACTCGGTAGGCGTAAGGGCGGCTGATCTATGA
- a CDS encoding ABC transporter permease, with protein MIFDYNVIWEALPLYFSGLLTTLKLLALSLFFGLLAALPLGLMRVSKNPFVNGAAWLYTYVIRGTPMLVQLFLIYYGLAQFEAVRESFLWPWLSSATFCACLAFAVNTSAYTAEIIAGSLKATPNGEIEAAKAMGMSRFKLYKRILLPSALRRALPQYSNEVIMMLQTTSLASIVTLIDITGAARTVNAQFYLPFEAYITAGVFYLCLTFILVKLFKLAERRWLSYLAPRKH; from the coding sequence ATGATCTTCGACTACAACGTCATCTGGGAGGCACTGCCGCTGTACTTCAGCGGCCTGCTGACCACCCTCAAACTGCTCGCGCTGTCGCTGTTCTTCGGCTTGCTCGCGGCGTTGCCGCTGGGGCTGATGCGCGTCTCGAAAAACCCGTTCGTCAACGGCGCCGCGTGGCTGTACACCTACGTGATTCGTGGCACGCCGATGCTGGTGCAGCTGTTCCTGATCTACTACGGTCTGGCCCAGTTTGAAGCGGTACGCGAAAGCTTCCTGTGGCCGTGGCTGTCCAGCGCAACGTTCTGCGCCTGCCTGGCTTTTGCCGTGAACACCAGCGCCTACACCGCAGAAATCATTGCCGGCAGCCTCAAGGCCACGCCGAACGGTGAGATCGAAGCGGCCAAGGCCATGGGCATGTCGCGCTTCAAACTGTACAAGCGCATCCTGCTGCCGTCGGCCCTGCGCCGGGCGCTGCCGCAGTACAGCAACGAAGTGATCATGATGCTGCAGACCACCAGTCTGGCGTCGATCGTGACCCTGATCGACATCACTGGCGCGGCACGTACCGTCAACGCGCAGTTCTACCTGCCGTTCGAGGCGTACATCACCGCCGGCGTGTTCTACCTGTGCCTGACCTTCATTCTGGTCAAGCTGTTCAAACTGGCCGAGCGTCGCTGGTTGAGCTACCTCGCGCCACGGAAGCACTGA
- a CDS encoding M14 family metallopeptidase: MQRIDHVLPWSHLGSERKVSVFRFGSGERKAYIQASLHADELPGMRTAWELKKRLGELEAQGLLNGVIELVPVANPLGLGQLLQGNFQGRFEAGSGKNFNRDFVELSAPVVAALGEKLGDDPHANVRLIRQAMADHLAGLPEASSQLQGMQRVLLSHACTADVVLDLHCDAEAALHMYALPQHWPQWRSLSAHLNVKVGLLAEDSGGSSFDEACSLPWLRLSRQFPDAQIPLACLATTIELGGQADTGRVEAEAYAEGILAFLAEQGLITGEWPDPAFEPCEGLPFEGTELLFAPHPGVVSFARKPGEWVEAGDEIFQVIDPVSDRVSTVCAGTSGVLFAIERLRYAQPGFWLAKVAGREALRHGRLLND; encoded by the coding sequence ATGCAACGCATCGACCACGTATTGCCGTGGAGCCACCTAGGCAGCGAGCGCAAGGTTTCGGTTTTCCGTTTCGGCAGCGGCGAGCGCAAGGCCTACATCCAGGCCAGCCTGCACGCCGATGAACTGCCGGGCATGCGCACCGCCTGGGAGCTGAAAAAGCGCCTCGGCGAACTCGAAGCACAAGGCTTGCTCAACGGCGTGATCGAGCTGGTGCCAGTGGCCAATCCGCTGGGTCTCGGGCAATTGCTGCAAGGCAATTTCCAGGGCCGTTTCGAGGCGGGCAGCGGCAAGAATTTCAACCGTGACTTCGTCGAGCTCAGCGCGCCGGTTGTGGCGGCACTGGGCGAAAAGCTCGGTGATGATCCGCATGCCAATGTGCGCCTGATCCGCCAGGCAATGGCCGACCACCTGGCCGGCCTGCCTGAAGCGAGCAGCCAGTTGCAGGGCATGCAGCGTGTCTTGCTCAGCCACGCCTGCACCGCTGACGTCGTGCTGGATCTGCACTGCGACGCCGAAGCCGCGCTGCACATGTACGCGCTGCCGCAGCACTGGCCGCAGTGGCGTTCGCTGTCGGCGCACCTGAACGTCAAGGTTGGTTTGCTCGCCGAAGATTCCGGCGGCAGCTCGTTCGACGAAGCCTGCTCGCTGCCGTGGCTGCGCCTGTCGCGGCAGTTTCCCGATGCGCAGATTCCGCTGGCGTGTCTGGCGACGACCATCGAGCTGGGCGGGCAGGCCGACACTGGCCGCGTCGAAGCCGAGGCTTATGCCGAAGGCATTCTGGCGTTCCTTGCCGAGCAAGGCCTGATCACCGGCGAGTGGCCGGACCCGGCCTTCGAACCGTGCGAAGGCCTGCCGTTCGAAGGCACCGAATTGCTGTTTGCGCCGCACCCCGGTGTGGTGAGTTTTGCCCGCAAGCCCGGCGAATGGGTCGAGGCGGGCGACGAGATTTTTCAAGTGATCGACCCTGTGTCCGATCGGGTCAGCACGGTATGTGCTGGTACGTCCGGGGTGCTGTTTGCCATTGAACGGCTGCGCTATGCCCAACCCGGTTTCTGGCTGGCCAAGGTGGCGGGGCGCGAAGCGCTGCGTCACGGGCGCTTGCTCAACGACTGA
- a CDS encoding ABC transporter ATP-binding protein: protein MYKLEVQDLHKRYGSHEVLKGVSLKAAAGDVISIIGSSGSGKSTFLRCINLLEQPHAGKILLNNEELKLVANKDGALKAADPKQLQRMRSRLSMVFQHFNLWSHMTALENIMEAPVHVLGVSKAEAREKAEHYLNKVGVAHRKDAFPGHMSGGEQQRVAIARALAMEPEVMLFDEPTSALDPELVGDVLKVMQALAQEGRTMVVVTHEMGFAREVSNQLVFLHKGVVEESGNPREVLVNPQSERLQQFLSGSLK from the coding sequence ATGTACAAACTTGAAGTCCAAGACCTGCATAAACGCTATGGCAGTCACGAAGTGCTCAAGGGCGTGTCCCTGAAAGCCGCCGCCGGCGATGTGATCAGCATCATCGGCTCCAGTGGCTCCGGCAAAAGTACTTTCCTGCGCTGCATCAACCTGCTCGAGCAGCCGCACGCCGGCAAGATCCTGCTCAACAACGAAGAGCTGAAACTGGTGGCGAACAAGGACGGCGCGCTGAAAGCCGCTGATCCGAAGCAGCTGCAACGCATGCGTTCGCGCCTGTCGATGGTGTTCCAGCATTTCAACCTGTGGTCGCACATGACCGCGCTGGAAAACATCATGGAAGCGCCAGTGCATGTGCTTGGCGTGTCCAAGGCCGAAGCCCGCGAGAAAGCCGAGCACTACCTGAACAAGGTTGGCGTGGCCCATCGCAAAGATGCGTTCCCGGGGCACATGTCCGGCGGCGAGCAGCAGCGTGTGGCAATTGCCCGGGCGCTGGCGATGGAGCCGGAAGTGATGCTGTTCGACGAACCGACCTCGGCCCTTGACCCTGAACTGGTTGGCGACGTGCTGAAAGTCATGCAGGCGCTGGCGCAGGAAGGCCGGACCATGGTCGTGGTGACCCACGAAATGGGCTTCGCCCGTGAAGTGTCAAACCAGTTGGTGTTCCTGCACAAAGGCGTCGTCGAAGAAAGCGGCAACCCGCGCGAAGTGCTGGTCAACCCGCAGTCGGAGCGCTTGCAGCAGTTCCTGTCGGGCAGCCTGAAATAA
- the argR gene encoding transcriptional regulator ArgR: MTAHRIGFLIWPSTKALTLALAEEALRVAQRVHPDVVYELSFLQAEPQTEGAWQLPGEPWAGKLENFQKLFLLADEPPTTLAPALSSALKQLVRAGCVIGGLSAGVYPLAQLGLLDGYRAAVHWRWQDDFAERFPKVIATSHLFDWDRDRLTACGGMSVLDLLLAVLARDHGAELAGAVSEELVVERIREGGERQRIPLQNRLGSSHPKLTQAVLLMEANIEEPLTTDEIAQHVCVSRRQLERIFKQYLNRVPSQYYLELRLNKARQMLMQTSKSIIQIGLSCGFSSGPHFSSAYRNFFGATPREDRNQRRSSSPFELSSVPPERG, from the coding sequence ATGACTGCCCATCGAATTGGTTTCCTGATTTGGCCCAGCACTAAAGCGTTGACGCTGGCGCTGGCGGAGGAGGCCTTGCGTGTTGCGCAGCGGGTGCACCCGGACGTGGTTTACGAACTGTCGTTCTTGCAGGCCGAGCCGCAGACCGAAGGGGCCTGGCAATTGCCCGGCGAACCCTGGGCCGGCAAGCTCGAGAACTTCCAGAAACTCTTTCTGCTCGCTGACGAGCCGCCGACCACCCTGGCGCCGGCGCTGAGCAGTGCGCTCAAGCAACTGGTGCGTGCCGGTTGCGTGATCGGTGGTCTGTCAGCCGGTGTCTATCCGCTGGCCCAGCTCGGTTTGCTCGACGGTTATCGCGCCGCCGTGCACTGGCGCTGGCAGGACGATTTCGCTGAGCGCTTCCCGAAAGTCATCGCCACCAGTCATCTGTTCGACTGGGACCGCGACCGCCTGACCGCTTGCGGCGGCATGTCGGTGCTCGACCTGTTGCTCGCGGTGCTGGCCCGCGATCACGGTGCGGAACTGGCCGGTGCGGTTTCGGAAGAACTGGTCGTCGAGCGCATCCGCGAGGGTGGTGAGCGTCAGCGCATTCCGTTGCAGAATCGCCTCGGCTCCAGCCATCCGAAGCTGACCCAGGCGGTGTTGCTGATGGAAGCCAACATCGAAGAGCCGCTGACCACCGACGAAATCGCCCAGCACGTGTGCGTATCCCGTCGGCAGTTGGAACGGATCTTCAAGCAATACCTCAACCGTGTGCCGAGCCAGTACTACCTGGAACTGCGCCTGAACAAGGCCCGGCAGATGTTGATGCAGACCAGCAAGTCGATCATCCAGATCGGCCTCTCGTGTGGCTTCTCCTCGGGGCCGCATTTCTCCAGCGCCTATCGCAACTTCTTCGGTGCCACGCCGCGCGAAGATCGCAACCAGCGGCGCAGCAGCAGTCCGTTCGAATTGTCGTCAGTGCCGCCGGAGCGTGGCTGA